In one window of Coleofasciculus sp. FACHB-1120 DNA:
- the cbiE gene encoding precorrin-6y C5,15-methyltransferase (decarboxylating) subunit CbiE, translating into MTLVHVVGIGLDGADGLSHAVREIVEQATLLIGSDRHLSYFPDCPAQCLILGDLAKAVEEIRDRLSAGSGGIVVLVSGDPLFFGLGRLLVAQLPSAELTFHPHLSSVQLAFNRIKVPWQDARVISAHGRSLDELTQTLQQGIEKIAVLTDTQNTPEAIARLLLALDLPSTYQFWVCENLGGADERVRSFPCVGKQLMASLQEQDFASLNVVVLLRPSGSESRSKETASLPDIDALPMLGVPDRSFLSFSDRPGLMTKREVRILVLGELALQPGQIIWDIGAGTGSVSIEIARLFPSSRVYAIEKTAAGTMLIQQNCDRFQVENVISIHGSAPEALCNLPAPNRIFIGGSGGNLTEILNICNSHLTASGRLVLALATLEHLNEALGWLSRQQWDYQVLQVQLSRSVPVGSLTRFSPLNPVTILAANRSF; encoded by the coding sequence ATGACACTTGTACACGTTGTTGGAATTGGCTTGGATGGTGCAGATGGTTTAAGTCATGCTGTGCGGGAGATTGTAGAGCAGGCGACGCTGTTAATCGGGAGCGATCGCCATCTCTCCTACTTTCCCGATTGCCCCGCCCAATGTCTGATTCTGGGTGATTTAGCAAAGGCAGTGGAGGAAATTCGCGATCGCTTGTCTGCGGGTTCTGGCGGCATTGTCGTATTGGTAAGCGGAGATCCCCTCTTTTTTGGATTAGGACGGCTGTTGGTGGCTCAACTACCCTCAGCAGAATTAACGTTTCATCCACATCTGAGTTCGGTGCAACTGGCTTTTAACCGGATTAAGGTTCCTTGGCAGGATGCGCGTGTCATCAGCGCCCACGGGCGATCGCTTGATGAGTTAACCCAAACGCTACAACAGGGCATTGAGAAGATTGCTGTATTAACCGATACCCAGAATACGCCGGAAGCGATCGCTCGTTTGTTACTCGCTTTAGATTTACCCAGCACTTATCAGTTCTGGGTTTGTGAAAATTTAGGTGGTGCCGATGAGCGAGTTCGGTCTTTTCCCTGTGTCGGGAAACAATTAATGGCGTCTCTACAAGAGCAAGATTTTGCTTCTTTGAATGTCGTTGTCTTGCTACGTCCGTCTGGCTCAGAGAGTAGGAGTAAAGAAACCGCATCCCTACCGGATATAGATGCGCTGCCGATGCTGGGAGTCCCAGATCGGAGTTTTTTGAGTTTTAGCGATCGCCCTGGCTTGATGACGAAGCGGGAAGTGCGGATTCTCGTACTGGGAGAACTAGCACTACAGCCAGGACAAATTATTTGGGATATTGGGGCAGGCACCGGCTCAGTTTCGATTGAGATTGCCCGTTTATTTCCTAGTTCTCGCGTGTATGCGATTGAGAAAACGGCTGCTGGCACGATGTTAATTCAGCAGAACTGCGATCGCTTCCAAGTAGAAAATGTGATTTCGATTCATGGCAGCGCCCCAGAAGCTTTGTGCAATCTCCCGGCACCCAACCGCATCTTTATTGGCGGTAGCGGCGGCAATTTAACGGAAATTCTCAATATCTGCAATTCCCATTTAACTGCTTCAGGGCGCTTGGTACTGGCACTTGCCACGCTGGAACACCTGAATGAGGCTTTGGGTTGGTTATCGCGTCAGCAATGGGACTATCAGGTGTTACAAGTGCAGCTATCGCGTTCTGTGCCGGTCGGATCGTTGACTCGGTTTTCCCCGCTGAATCCCGTCACGATTCTGGCAGCAAATCGTTCATTTTAA
- a CDS encoding cobalt-precorrin-8X methylmutase: MSLPIHPILQQSFALIDREIGEHSFNTSEYAIVRRAIHSTADFEFAQLIRFSEGAIESAIAALRRRVPIVTDVGMVKQGVAGMVAQTFDNPLIAAVEQASVALPGKTRTETGLLKCWQEFPEAIYAIGNAPTALLALCAELPSATIQPALVIGAPVGFISVVESKAVLEKTPVPQIRIEGRKGGSPITAAIMNALLLLAWEAEKC; encoded by the coding sequence ATGAGCTTACCCATTCATCCCATCCTCCAGCAAAGTTTTGCTCTCATCGATCGAGAAATTGGCGAACACAGCTTTAACACCTCCGAGTACGCAATTGTACGTCGCGCGATTCACAGCACCGCTGATTTTGAATTTGCCCAATTAATTCGATTTAGTGAGGGGGCGATTGAAAGCGCGATCGCTGCCTTGCGCCGTCGTGTGCCGATTGTTACAGATGTTGGCATGGTCAAACAGGGAGTGGCGGGAATGGTGGCGCAAACCTTTGACAATCCCCTCATTGCCGCTGTGGAACAAGCCAGCGTTGCTCTCCCCGGCAAGACGCGCACGGAAACCGGCTTACTGAAATGTTGGCAGGAATTCCCAGAGGCAATTTATGCGATTGGTAATGCCCCCACGGCGCTGCTGGCGTTGTGTGCAGAGTTACCCTCAGCAACCATTCAACCGGCTCTGGTTATCGGCGCACCTGTTGGATTTATCTCCGTAGTGGAGTCAAAAGCGGTACTAGAAAAGACGCCTGTACCCCAAATTCGGATCGAGGGGCGCAAGGGCGGTTCACCCATTACCGCCGCGATTATGAATGCTTTACTTCTATTGGCTTGGGAGGCAGAGAAATGTTAG
- a CDS encoding DUF1868 domain-containing protein, whose protein sequence is MDETYHTYLNRVARLTLPATYESQVQHIQESPKFKPSPSGTRQAVPFPGYSVITPPAGEESENATFYESLKACQEQLLQQLDPGFIVPVPAESFHVTLADLIWDSAYRHATSENPEFEEQLRDRIAQIFEQSQPSLTGGNPMLWQLLGLMVMPRAVAVCLVPKDEGTYERILKFRRFIYQSQSLIALGIEQQYRFTAHVTLGYFGDISPDLNRERLCEKLSQINDKWLENSPEIWTHQAQLRKFEDMTWYDREPDWPVLTF, encoded by the coding sequence TTGGACGAGACTTATCACACTTATTTAAATCGGGTAGCACGGCTAACACTACCCGCAACCTACGAGTCCCAAGTACAGCATATACAGGAGTCTCCGAAGTTTAAGCCCTCCCCGTCAGGGACAAGACAAGCCGTGCCTTTCCCTGGCTATTCGGTGATCACGCCACCTGCGGGGGAAGAATCCGAGAATGCGACGTTTTACGAAAGCTTGAAGGCGTGCCAAGAGCAACTCCTACAGCAGCTAGATCCTGGTTTTATTGTGCCAGTCCCCGCTGAGAGTTTTCATGTAACCTTAGCAGATTTGATTTGGGACAGTGCTTATCGGCACGCCACGAGTGAGAATCCGGAGTTTGAAGAACAACTGCGCGATCGCATTGCTCAAATTTTCGAGCAGTCCCAGCCATCTCTCACTGGCGGTAATCCGATGCTTTGGCAGTTACTGGGATTGATGGTAATGCCCCGTGCAGTCGCGGTTTGTTTAGTCCCCAAGGACGAAGGCACTTACGAGCGAATATTGAAGTTTCGCCGGTTTATCTATCAAAGTCAGAGTTTGATAGCTTTGGGAATTGAACAGCAATATCGTTTTACTGCCCATGTAACGCTGGGCTATTTTGGCGATATTTCACCGGATTTGAACCGCGAGCGCTTGTGTGAAAAACTTTCCCAAATCAACGACAAATGGTTGGAAAATTCTCCAGAAATCTGGACACACCAAGCGCAATTGCGAAAATTTGAAGATATGACCTGGTACGATCGGGAACCTGATTGGCCCGTTTTAACTTTTTAA
- the holA gene encoding DNA polymerase III subunit delta, whose product MPIYLYWGEDDFALEKAVDSLRDRILDPQWANFNYDKISQALPDAVITALNQAMTPPFGSAYRLVWLVDTTICLHCSEELLAELERTIPAIPESSVFLLTTRSKPDGRLRSTKLLQNHADIREFSLIPPWKTEELLKKVRQVAQQVGVKLTPAAAELLAQSVGNDTRQLWNELEKLQVYAGIPKGLPAAPDQAGVSQEDAIALEVVAALVTSNTQNSLQLVSAIGAGNTAHACSLVADLIGHNEPALRIVATLIGQFRTWLWVKLMIESGERDERAIATAAEIGNPKRIYFLRQEVKDFSVHQLTLTLPLLLELEVTLKRGADPISTLQMKVIELCQLYQ is encoded by the coding sequence ATGCCAATTTACCTCTACTGGGGTGAGGATGATTTTGCCCTGGAAAAAGCTGTTGACTCCCTGCGCGATCGCATTCTCGACCCCCAATGGGCTAACTTTAACTATGACAAAATTTCTCAAGCGCTACCCGATGCGGTCATCACTGCTTTAAACCAGGCGATGACACCACCCTTTGGCAGCGCCTACCGTTTGGTATGGTTGGTTGATACTACTATATGCCTGCACTGTTCGGAAGAACTACTGGCTGAACTGGAACGTACAATACCGGCGATTCCTGAGTCTTCAGTATTCTTGCTGACGACTCGCTCTAAACCCGATGGGCGTCTCCGATCTACGAAGCTGCTGCAAAACCATGCCGATATTCGAGAATTTTCTCTCATCCCACCCTGGAAAACTGAAGAACTGTTAAAAAAGGTGCGTCAGGTTGCCCAGCAAGTTGGGGTGAAACTAACCCCGGCAGCTGCCGAACTTTTAGCCCAATCTGTGGGAAATGATACCAGACAACTTTGGAACGAACTGGAAAAGTTGCAGGTTTACGCCGGTATCCCGAAGGGTCTCCCCGCCGCCCCCGATCAAGCAGGCGTATCCCAAGAGGACGCGATCGCCCTCGAAGTCGTTGCTGCTCTAGTAACATCTAATACCCAAAATAGCTTGCAGCTCGTATCGGCGATCGGAGCGGGAAATACTGCCCACGCCTGTTCGCTGGTTGCAGACTTGATCGGTCATAACGAACCCGCTTTGCGAATTGTCGCCACCTTAATCGGTCAATTTCGCACCTGGTTGTGGGTGAAACTGATGATAGAGAGCGGTGAGCGAGATGAACGAGCGATCGCTACTGCGGCAGAAATCGGCAACCCTAAACGAATTTACTTTCTCCGCCAAGAAGTCAAGGACTTCTCTGTGCATCAACTCACCTTAACCTTACCCTTACTCCTGGAATTGGAAGTCACCCTCAAGCGAGGAGCTGATCCCATTTCAACGCTACAAATGAAAGTGATAGAACTGTGCCAATTGTATCAATGA
- a CDS encoding DUF4168 domain-containing protein, translating into MMTLYSSRRSLNRVLSQCLSVGTLAALSLLLGFAPGLSERSHSLDFSSQAYAQTFSTQKLINFARAVLAMEPGRQAAYNEIKRIVGSPPNIACSQPNSLRSLPGNAQAIAINYCKQSQKIVQSNGLSIEEFNLITVEAQKNSEVAAQIKNEMIRLQAQ; encoded by the coding sequence ATGATGACTTTATACAGTTCACGTCGCTCTCTGAATCGAGTCTTATCTCAATGCCTGAGTGTTGGTACTCTCGCTGCTCTAAGTCTGTTGTTAGGTTTTGCACCTGGTCTATCCGAGCGCTCCCATAGCCTTGACTTTAGTTCTCAGGCATACGCTCAAACCTTCAGCACTCAGAAACTAATCAACTTCGCCAGGGCTGTTTTGGCGATGGAACCGGGTCGCCAAGCTGCCTATAACGAGATCAAAAGAATCGTGGGCAGCCCTCCAAATATTGCTTGTAGCCAGCCGAATAGCCTGCGATCGCTTCCAGGAAATGCACAAGCCATTGCCATAAATTACTGCAAACAGTCTCAAAAGATTGTGCAGAGCAACGGTCTGTCCATTGAAGAATTTAACCTAATTACGGTAGAGGCGCAAAAAAATTCGGAAGTAGCAGCACAGATAAAAAATGAAATGATCCGTCTACAAGCTCAGTAA
- the ureE gene encoding urease accessory protein UreE, which translates to MLRITQRFPANLDASVNFTLFLTAEERTRSRYRFETAEGQALYLRLPRGTVLRDRDLLQSETGDIVVRIVAKPEPVLTATTQNSLDLLRAAYHLGNRHVPIEIAATQLRLSPDPVLKSMLEHLGMEVREEISPFYPEMGAYGQHHHA; encoded by the coding sequence ATGCTAAGGATAACGCAACGCTTTCCCGCCAATTTGGATGCATCGGTAAACTTTACTCTTTTTCTGACCGCCGAGGAGCGCACGCGCAGCCGCTATCGCTTTGAAACTGCTGAGGGACAAGCTTTGTATCTGCGCTTACCCAGAGGAACTGTGTTGCGCGATCGCGATCTCCTCCAATCTGAAACGGGTGATATCGTAGTGAGAATCGTGGCTAAACCGGAACCCGTTCTCACCGCGACTACCCAGAACTCCCTAGATTTGCTGCGGGCGGCTTATCATCTAGGCAATCGCCATGTACCGATAGAAATCGCTGCTACTCAATTGCGGTTATCTCCCGACCCAGTTTTGAAGTCAATGTTGGAACATCTGGGGATGGAGGTACGAGAGGAAATCTCGCCTTTTTATCCAGAAATGGGTGCCTATGGACAGCATCATCACGCTTAG
- a CDS encoding urease accessory protein UreF, producing MTNEQLPISDFPINLLCLLQLASPALPVGAYSYSEGLETLVDAGVIENCQHLRHWLKQELGYGAIRLEAGVMIRGYRGAIAGDLEALNYWNVWLSAAKETQELQAQSWQMGRSLIRLLLELQPQVRSIADGIGNPCNYAIAFGIAAAHWQIDPTSALLGYLHSWATNLIAAGVKLIPLGQTAGQQLLLELQPILIQTAKEILGLEDDALSSCGWGLALASIAHETQYTRLFRS from the coding sequence ATGACCAACGAGCAATTACCGATTTCCGATTTTCCAATTAACCTACTGTGTCTTTTGCAACTTGCGAGTCCAGCCTTGCCAGTGGGTGCTTATAGCTATTCCGAAGGGCTGGAAACCCTCGTTGATGCTGGTGTAATTGAGAACTGCCAACATTTGAGACACTGGCTCAAGCAGGAACTAGGTTATGGGGCAATTCGGTTGGAAGCCGGGGTAATGATCCGGGGATATCGAGGGGCAATTGCCGGGGATTTAGAGGCTTTAAATTACTGGAATGTCTGGTTATCTGCGGCTAAAGAAACACAAGAGTTACAAGCGCAAAGTTGGCAGATGGGGCGATCGCTCATTCGATTGCTTTTGGAATTACAGCCGCAGGTTCGGTCAATAGCGGATGGGATTGGGAATCCTTGTAATTATGCGATCGCTTTCGGCATTGCTGCCGCCCATTGGCAAATCGACCCTACATCTGCCCTCCTGGGCTACTTACACAGCTGGGCAACCAATTTGATCGCCGCCGGAGTCAAATTGATTCCCCTCGGACAAACGGCTGGGCAACAGCTACTCTTAGAACTACAACCCATCCTGATCCAGACTGCCAAGGAAATTTTAGGGTTAGAAGATGACGCCCTCAGTAGTTGCGGCTGGGGGTTAGCCTTAGCGAGTATCGCTCACGAAACTCAGTACACGCGCTTATTTCGGAGTTAA
- the ureG gene encoding urease accessory protein UreG, which yields MNAFRVGVAGPVGSGKTALVEALCKAMRQKYQIAVVTNDIYTQEDAQFLVRSHALESDRILGVETGGCPHTAIREDASMNIAAIEQMEQRFPDLDLVFLESGGDNLAATFSPELVDLTIYVIDVAAGDKIPRKGGPGITKSDLLAINKIDLAPQVGADLGVMERDARRMRGEKPFIFTNLKTQQGLTAVVDFIRLNLGEVSETAC from the coding sequence ATGAATGCTTTTCGGGTTGGAGTCGCTGGCCCAGTGGGTTCGGGAAAAACTGCCTTAGTCGAAGCCTTATGTAAGGCGATGCGGCAAAAATATCAAATTGCTGTAGTCACGAATGATATTTATACCCAGGAAGATGCCCAGTTTTTAGTGCGGAGTCACGCATTGGAGAGCGATCGCATCCTGGGTGTCGAAACTGGCGGCTGTCCCCATACCGCCATCCGCGAAGACGCTTCCATGAACATCGCCGCCATTGAACAGATGGAACAGCGATTTCCTGATTTAGACTTAGTGTTTTTAGAAAGTGGTGGCGATAACCTAGCGGCAACGTTTAGCCCAGAACTGGTGGACTTGACAATTTACGTCATTGATGTTGCAGCCGGTGACAAAATTCCGCGCAAAGGTGGGCCTGGAATTACTAAATCTGATCTTTTAGCAATCAATAAAATTGACCTTGCCCCTCAAGTCGGAGCAGATTTAGGGGTCATGGAACGCGATGCACGGCGGATGCGTGGGGAAAAGCCCTTTATCTTTACGAATTTGAAGACTCAGCAAGGATTAACCGCTGTAGTGGACTTTATCCGCCTAAATCTGGGCGAAGTTTCCGAAACAGCCTGCTGA
- the urtA gene encoding urea ABC transporter substrate-binding protein: MARRLGRRKFLLYGSATLGTSILLKACSSTPPSSTSETASPTAASPSPSATTVAAAGGGNTIKVGILHSRSGTMAISENSVVDAELLAIEEINKAGGVLGKQIQAVEEDGQSDWPTFAEKARKLIDQDKVVTVFGCWTSASRKAVLPVFEEKSHMLWYPVQYEGQECSKNIFYTGAAPNQQIEPAVDWLLQNKGKKFFLVGSDYVFPRTANTIIKEQLKAKGGETVGEDYLPLGNTEVTPIITKIKAALPDGGVIFNTLNGDSNVAFFKQMQGAGLGPDKYPVMSVSIAEEEVKAIGTEYLKGQYAAWNYFQTVDTPRNKQFVEAFKAKYGPDRVTNDPMEAAYIAVYLWKQAVEKAKTADDLESVRKAAVGQTFEAPEGTVTMESNHHISKFVRLGEVADDGLFKIVYETKAAVKPVPWNQFVAATKGLGCDWSDSKKGGQYKI; encoded by the coding sequence ATGGCAAGGCGATTAGGACGACGTAAATTTCTTCTATACGGTTCTGCTACTCTGGGAACCAGTATTCTTCTCAAAGCTTGTAGCAGCACTCCCCCCTCTTCCACCTCTGAGACTGCCAGCCCAACGGCGGCGTCTCCCTCTCCTAGCGCGACAACCGTTGCGGCTGCCGGTGGAGGCAACACCATCAAAGTGGGGATTCTGCACTCTCGCAGCGGCACGATGGCGATTAGCGAAAACAGCGTCGTAGATGCCGAACTGCTGGCAATTGAGGAGATTAATAAAGCCGGTGGCGTCCTCGGCAAGCAAATTCAAGCAGTTGAAGAAGATGGTCAATCCGACTGGCCCACTTTTGCAGAGAAGGCGAGAAAGCTAATCGATCAGGATAAAGTTGTCACCGTTTTCGGCTGCTGGACTTCCGCCAGCCGCAAAGCAGTGCTGCCAGTCTTTGAAGAGAAAAGTCATATGCTCTGGTATCCCGTACAATACGAGGGTCAAGAGTGTTCCAAAAATATTTTCTACACGGGTGCTGCCCCCAACCAACAAATCGAGCCAGCAGTCGATTGGCTATTGCAGAATAAAGGCAAAAAATTCTTCCTAGTTGGCTCCGATTACGTTTTTCCGCGTACCGCGAATACGATTATTAAAGAGCAGTTAAAGGCAAAAGGCGGCGAAACCGTCGGTGAAGATTATTTACCACTGGGCAATACAGAAGTTACACCCATCATCACTAAAATTAAAGCGGCTCTGCCTGATGGCGGCGTCATTTTTAATACCCTCAATGGCGATAGTAACGTGGCTTTCTTCAAGCAGATGCAAGGTGCAGGCTTGGGACCAGATAAGTATCCTGTAATGTCTGTCAGTATTGCCGAAGAAGAAGTCAAGGCAATTGGCACCGAATATCTCAAAGGTCAATATGCCGCATGGAATTACTTCCAAACGGTGGATACCCCAAGGAATAAGCAATTTGTTGAAGCTTTTAAAGCAAAATACGGTCCAGATCGGGTAACAAATGACCCGATGGAAGCCGCTTATATCGCCGTTTATCTCTGGAAACAAGCTGTCGAGAAAGCAAAAACCGCTGACGATTTAGAGTCAGTGCGAAAGGCTGCGGTAGGTCAGACTTTTGAGGCTCCAGAAGGCACCGTAACGATGGAAAGTAACCATCACATTTCTAAGTTTGTACGACTCGGTGAAGTCGCAGATGACGGTCTCTTTAAGATTGTCTACGAGACGAAAGCAGCAGTGAAGCCAGTTCCTTGGAATCAATTCGTTGCTGCCACTAAGGGTTTGGGATGTGACTGGTCGGATTCTAAAAAAGGTGGTCAGTACAAGATTTAA
- the urtB gene encoding urea ABC transporter permease subunit UrtB, translating into MIAGLLDGIFNGISIGAVLLIAALGLAIVFGLMGVINLAHGELMMLGAYTTFVVQNGFKMLGKPWSETYIIFALILAFLVTAAVGLVLERGVIRYLYGRPLETLLATWGVSLILQQFARSVSWVLVIGIAIFCFLFFGALWVLSRRPDFERIRNWVIAIMLPISLGVASATGAFLGQTYKLAVTKPWFGAQNVDVTAPNWLRGGLRLGTLQMPYTRLFIIGLTIVCVAGIYVFLQRSPWGLRIRSVMQNRSMSACLGIPTAKVDAITFALGSGLAGIAGCAISLLGSVGPNTGQNYIVDTFMVVVVGGVGKLVGSIVAAMGIGTINYLISSKVLVPMVAPIKPLVDLFEFFGTTSMAKVMVFALIIAFLQVRPGGIFPQKGRSVDA; encoded by the coding sequence GTGATAGCAGGATTGCTGGATGGGATTTTTAATGGAATTAGTATCGGTGCGGTTCTGTTAATTGCGGCGCTGGGGCTAGCTATTGTCTTTGGACTCATGGGCGTCATTAACTTAGCTCACGGTGAGTTGATGATGCTGGGAGCCTACACAACTTTTGTTGTACAAAATGGCTTCAAAATGTTGGGCAAGCCTTGGTCTGAAACCTATATTATTTTTGCCCTGATTTTGGCTTTCCTGGTGACAGCGGCTGTGGGATTAGTTTTAGAGCGAGGGGTAATTCGTTATCTTTACGGACGACCTCTAGAAACACTGCTAGCAACTTGGGGCGTTAGTCTAATTTTGCAGCAGTTTGCTCGCAGTGTTAGCTGGGTGTTAGTGATTGGCATTGCGATATTTTGCTTTTTGTTTTTTGGGGCTTTGTGGGTTCTGTCTCGTCGCCCAGATTTTGAGCGTATTCGTAACTGGGTAATTGCAATAATGCTGCCAATATCTCTAGGTGTTGCGAGTGCTACAGGGGCATTTTTGGGACAAACTTACAAACTGGCTGTCACGAAGCCTTGGTTTGGCGCTCAAAATGTGGACGTAACCGCACCGAACTGGTTACGAGGAGGGCTGCGGCTGGGCACATTACAGATGCCTTATACGCGGCTATTTATTATTGGGCTAACCATTGTTTGTGTTGCTGGAATTTATGTATTTTTGCAACGTTCTCCGTGGGGATTAAGAATTCGCTCAGTCATGCAGAATCGCAGTATGAGCGCTTGTTTAGGAATTCCGACTGCCAAAGTTGATGCCATTACATTTGCTTTGGGTTCTGGATTGGCTGGAATCGCCGGTTGTGCAATTAGTTTGCTGGGTTCTGTAGGTCCCAATACAGGTCAGAACTACATCGTCGATACATTTATGGTGGTTGTTGTCGGTGGTGTCGGTAAGCTGGTGGGCAGTATTGTGGCAGCGATGGGAATTGGCACCATTAACTACTTAATCAGTTCTAAAGTCTTGGTTCCAATGGTGGCACCGATAAAGCCTTTAGTGGATTTATTTGAGTTTTTCGGCACAACCAGTATGGCGAAGGTGATGGTATTCGCCTTAATTATTGCGTTCCTTCAGGTGCGTCCAGGGGGAATTTTCCCACAGAAGGGACGTAGCGTTGATGCTTAA
- the urtC gene encoding urea ABC transporter permease subunit UrtC, giving the protein MILDAVLEVKGMKQQRKRLLLMEVGVTIAIALLLIFVMPAVLTGFRLSLLARFLALAIAALGIDLIWGYTGMLSLGHGVFFALGGYALAMHLQLAPLKNGLPEFMSLFGITELPWFWQPFYSFGFAAAAVVIIPALLAAILGYLVFRNRIRGVYFSILTQAATIVFFNFFNGQQGFFNGTNGLTNFKTLLGASVSNSQTQFVFYTLTVLFLAAAYALCRWLTSDRFGRVLIAIRDDESRMRFSGYDPTGFKVVVFAISAALAGIGGALFTLQSGLISPKAMDIAFSIEMVIWVAVGGRASLIGAIFGALLVNFAKSLLSEKFPGIWVFFQGALFLIVVTVLPDGVVGWLRYQGFQHLLTLLGRNKQVATYPSLEEDPEVQHERENIRN; this is encoded by the coding sequence ATGATTTTGGATGCAGTGCTTGAAGTGAAAGGGATGAAGCAGCAACGCAAACGATTGCTGCTAATGGAAGTGGGGGTGACGATTGCGATCGCTCTCCTCCTTATCTTCGTGATGCCAGCAGTTCTCACAGGCTTTCGTCTCAGCTTACTGGCGCGATTTTTGGCGTTAGCGATCGCTGCCCTCGGCATTGATTTAATTTGGGGCTACACGGGTATGCTCAGTTTGGGGCATGGTGTATTTTTTGCGCTCGGTGGCTATGCCTTGGCAATGCATTTGCAATTAGCTCCTCTCAAGAACGGTTTACCAGAATTTATGAGCCTCTTCGGCATCACAGAATTGCCTTGGTTCTGGCAACCGTTTTATTCGTTTGGATTTGCCGCCGCCGCTGTCGTGATAATTCCCGCTCTATTAGCCGCAATATTGGGTTATTTAGTATTTCGCAACCGGATTCGGGGAGTTTACTTCTCAATTTTGACCCAAGCGGCAACGATTGTATTTTTTAATTTCTTCAATGGGCAGCAAGGTTTCTTTAACGGCACCAATGGCTTAACAAACTTCAAAACATTATTAGGGGCATCTGTCAGCAATAGTCAGACTCAATTTGTTTTCTACACGCTGACAGTCTTGTTTTTGGCAGCTGCTTATGCTTTGTGCCGATGGCTGACGAGCGATCGCTTTGGACGAGTGCTGATTGCGATTCGGGATGATGAAAGCCGGATGCGCTTTTCTGGCTACGATCCCACAGGATTTAAAGTCGTGGTGTTTGCGATTTCCGCTGCTCTGGCTGGAATCGGGGGTGCCTTATTCACCCTCCAGTCGGGTTTAATTTCACCGAAAGCAATGGATATTGCCTTTTCGATTGAAATGGTAATTTGGGTAGCAGTGGGAGGTCGTGCAAGCTTAATCGGAGCTATATTCGGGGCGCTATTAGTCAACTTTGCCAAAAGTCTTTTGAGTGAGAAATTTCCGGGTATCTGGGTATTTTTCCAGGGAGCATTATTCCTAATTGTGGTAACTGTTCTTCCCGATGGTGTAGTCGGTTGGCTGCGCTATCAAGGTTTCCAGCACCTGCTGACACTTCTAGGGCGGAACAAGCAAGTGGCAACCTATCCTAGCCTTGAAGAAGACCCAGAGGTACAGCATGAACGCGAAAATATTAGAAACTGA
- the urtD gene encoding urea ABC transporter ATP-binding protein UrtD, which produces MNAKILETENLTVNFDGFKALNHLNFSMDVGELRVVIGPNGAGKTTFLDVITGKVQPTEGRVLFKGRNVKALSEHQIARLGIGRKFQTPRIYLNLTPRDNLELSCNRNKNVLSTLFGRPATGERSKVMSLLETIGLSAKADIRAGLLSHGEKQRLEIGMLVAQSPDLLLVDEPVAGLTDEETDNIGELLIALAHSHSILVIEHDMEFVRQIARKVTVLHEGSVLCEGTIEEVQNDPRVIEVYLGEQLDPQGEALQEIED; this is translated from the coding sequence ATGAACGCGAAAATATTAGAAACTGAAAATTTAACGGTTAATTTCGACGGTTTTAAAGCGCTGAACCATCTGAATTTCAGCATGGATGTCGGAGAATTACGGGTCGTAATTGGGCCAAATGGTGCAGGGAAAACAACCTTTTTAGATGTCATTACCGGCAAGGTACAACCGACTGAGGGACGGGTATTATTTAAGGGGAGAAATGTGAAAGCACTCTCCGAACATCAAATCGCTCGATTGGGAATTGGTCGAAAGTTCCAAACTCCTCGCATTTACCTCAACTTGACACCTCGCGACAACCTGGAACTTAGCTGCAATCGCAATAAAAATGTCTTGTCAACTCTGTTTGGGCGTCCCGCTACTGGCGAACGGAGCAAAGTAATGAGTTTGCTCGAAACGATTGGCTTAAGTGCAAAAGCAGATATCCGCGCCGGGTTACTTTCTCACGGGGAGAAGCAACGCTTAGAAATTGGAATGTTAGTTGCTCAGTCGCCCGATTTATTGTTGGTTGATGAACCCGTTGCAGGGCTAACTGATGAAGAAACTGACAATATTGGGGAACTACTTATCGCATTAGCTCACAGTCATTCTATTTTGGTCATTGAACATGACATGGAATTTGTGCGCCAAATTGCTCGTAAAGTAACTGTGTTGCATGAAGGCTCAGTGTTGTGTGAAGGCACGATTGAGGAAGTACAAAATGACCCTCGCGTCATAGAAGTTTATTTAGGAGAGCAGTTAGACCCTCAGGGAGAAGCGCTTCAAGAAATTGAGGACTAA